In the Chaetodon trifascialis isolate fChaTrf1 chromosome 15, fChaTrf1.hap1, whole genome shotgun sequence genome, tttatgtttttttttaatcatgggGTCCAACTGTCCTCTACCCCCGACCACTGGGTGATGATGTCATACCAGGCTGCGTGTTGGTGACTCTGACAAACTGCCAAAACTGGAGCGGCTCATCTGTGCCAAGGACGTCCCGTAGCGCAAGGCGGCGTACACGGGGTCCACACGCATCCGCGCCGCCtctgaaaccacacacacacacacacacacacacacacactcataaaactcatgcacgcacacacttctgTTCACTTTCTTTACAAACGCACATGTAAATTATTCACGCAAAGACACAGCTCTGCACACGCACACTGCAGTTACACTGAGCTTACACTGGGCATCATTATTACTGCGCCTGTGCCAATCTGGAGGAACCACAGGGTCTAAATTTAACTGTAGTAACGCTGTCAGTCCCGGACCAAAGTGACCCACTTTAGGTctgagagaggacagcagcCAAAAGTTAAGGGGACATCAAGACAGGCCAATAAAACTACGAGCTTtgatttatttatacatttactTATTGGCAGGAGATGTGTGTTAGTTTTAATatatctgcagctgcagtcgaGAAGAAAGGGAATACGAGATGAGATTTAAAATGTGGAAATCCTCAGAAAGCCTTCATTGCTACATTTGCAGCACGATGGCGGTGCTCGGCGGTATCACAGTACTTCAGAAGTTATAGGATTTAGATTTCCTGCTCCTTTCTCCATCCGGCTCGACAGGAGTCGAACGGAGGCCGGAATGAATTTTCTGCAGGGccgtgtgtgcgcatgtgtgtgtgcgtgcaggatAAAGTCGTAATGCTTTCACACTGAAGTCGGTGCCTCCACGCGCTCGTCAGATGGATGAAAGTTTAAACAGGAATGCCAGAAACAGAAATTCTGCAGCACGAATGTCTTTAGCGCGACCCGTCCGAGTGTTTAGGAACGATAAAGCTCATTTGTGCTGACTGGAAAGCTTTGCTCAGAGACTCTATACTCCTCTCCTCTACACAAATAATGATTTCTCTGACCTTCAGCTTTCTTTTCAGTGCAGAGGGAAGCATTCTACACATACTGTGGCTTAATACCTGTCCTCATACCTTTATCAGCCCCACCTTGTGACTTGAGCTTATTTTGAAGCTAAAGCATACAAGAGCAACCACAGTTTGATCAGTGATTAACGTTTTAGTGCTTCTTTCCTAAACCAGCCTAAAACCTGAATCAAAACCTTGTAGTCCTTGTATACATAATATCAATGTTTTTGCTAGTTGTTAGAAAGCTAACCAGATTTTAATTGTCATTGCAAGATTTGAGCTTAGGTTGTTAAATGTTATGTGCTCTCCATAGTCTAATCGCTGCACTCCAGCAGCGATTAGACTCTCAGCCTCATAAATGAGGTCTAATATGAGACAATAAACCGATCTGCCAAAAGGCAGTTGATGGGAAATTGCAGGATTTGTAAATGAATCCATCATAAAAATTGTCATCTAATATTAATATGCATAAACATGAGCTCAGGATTTCACCATGCCTTTTGTTAGCAATAATCATGAGGACACTTTGTAATGTGTGATTGGGAGTTTGGCAGGTTGCAGTCTCAGCTGGCCCTGGCAGAGTCCCAGGCGTCATGGCGCTGAGCTCGGGGTGATGATGGAGCTGTAGGTTAATTGTACTCTGATTCATGGATAGTACAAGGAAGTGGCAGCATGAGGTGATAACCCTGATTCAGCGAGGCGTACTGTACGTGAGATGAAGGACTGTCTCACCTACACAGAGGATGAAGGTatggcaaagaaaaaacaagctcCCATTCAGGGGCGATGGTGAAAGGAAGAACAAATTCAGGTGCTTTTAGGGCAGCGAGGCTAAAAACAGTCTGTGCTTGTACCACAGCGTTTTAGCCTTCAGCAGGTTCACTTGACAAAGAGACAATAAAGTGAAATGGAAATATCAGATTTCTTTGCACAGCAAGTAAAAATGTGATCTGTATTCAAATCAGTATAGGTAGATGCTATGATGCAGAGAGCTAGCTATGAGAAAATAGGCAGCATTGAAATGTTTATGAAGCTGTAAACATGCACGCTGCAGTCTAAGACATACCCTGCATCAGTCCAAAGATACACAGTACAAATCACAGAgatataaaaacatgaacatcagaACTTACAGGGTAAATATTCTTCACATACTTTCAGGGTGCAGAACGTCCACCAGCCTCCAAGAGAAGCTGAatttgttcttcctctttctaTTTTTCCACTTCATGCTCCTCGGTTGTCAGGTGAGATGGAGACAGTTTTATTACAGTACACGCACAAGCACGACACCAAAtctaaaaataaaccaaaaggCTAGACAAGAGCAAcgtcacaaaacaaaagcacacaggaCACATGCATAacaatgcacacatgcactcaaacacgcacgcacgcacgcacgcaccctCAGGCATGCTCACCTTGGCTTGGTTGAACTTCCTTGACGACAGACAATTGGTCATTGACGAGCATCGGCGAGCTGAAGTTTCGCTTGAACGCTCCAGACTAatggaggagagcagaaagcAGAGTCTTTTTCAGTTTCCATTACTTCCTGTTTATGGGCTGAGCTGATAGGGAAACTGGCTCCATGTGGTGATTTTAGGACATTAATGGAGTCATTTGAAAATCAGTGAACCGGAAACAGGCATGTGAGCCCGCACAGAGTGGCGCACATGCTGCAGTAAAGCTCGTTCCCGCCATCAATTCGCTCGCCGTCTTTGCTGCTAATTATGAACAATGAATTCCCTCAGTCGCTTACTTGTGCGCACATGGCTTCCACACAGGCACAGGCATGTGATGCTGCGTATGTCCACACGTCTGCAATTTCACACTGAATTAAGCACAGTCGGTTTCAGCTAAGATATCGGTTTATCTTTGCTTTGACTTGCAAATGAGCGACTCACTGTGGCATATTATGATGAGGACAGAAACAATGTGCATCAAAGGTGAGTAAGAGATTCCTGGGTTTCTCTGAAGATGCTGAGGTTCTGGTCGGAGGatattttacttttcattgCCCTCATCGTTCCCTGAactctccttctctttgtctttgtgctccTCTTTCAAATTGCACTGAGCCATCTCGAACGCACAGTGCTCTTAAAAATTTCCAAGTGGCTCTCAGAAGGTCTCATCCCTTGCTGCATGCTAATGTCCTCTGCCCTACGCTAGAGGGTAAACACAAAATCTCTGGCTGAAATCACTCCCAATTTACTGCCTGGTGCACCACACTCCCTTTCTACCACTGCCCTTCATGCAGTGTCCAAatacaaaatgtggaaaattcCACAGTGTGTCGTCTGCGGTGTTTTACTTTTTCCTACAAATTCCACTCTGCAAATTGATCCCAAGGTCTGAAATCTCAAATGTCTCTCGCTATTGATTGTTAATAATTATGATTTAGCAAGCACGATGATTTTAGATGCAGCTGAAGAATCAAGTTGGGTTATAAATGTGTATATTCTAATGTTTTTGGCCTCAGAGGAAAGGTGATGTGATTAATGGCTTtgtttcagccacagcagcactTCACATCTCTTACGGAGGGGAAACAGTATTATGCTCTTTAgcagtatgcatgtgtgtctctgcagtgtgtgtgtgtgtgtgtgtgtgtgtgtgtgtgtgtgttgatgtaatGGATGGCACAgtgatgaaacattaaaaaatatgaagCAATGTGTtcatatcctcctgagaaccgaggaaaaaaaaaagaagcatctTTCAATTGAATCTTTTTTGTGacttcctgcctctttggagctaaaacaacaactcccaatttagaattttgtaaaaatatttttagtttagattttacagcatgtccactgtggTGGACAAACAGAACGATTTTACCATCGCACAACGAAATCATAACAGGCTGCCAAGAAAACAAGAACGTcagtccattttttaaatgaaactgaacatttggcctgtatcttcTGACAtaattaaacattcataacattgctattatttttcctaacaaaaagtttaactgaactctgactttatgattcctgacatgttcacagacaagaaaatatttgattaccatagttaaaaaacagtatcttaacaatatttgtcttatcttttctcttttcctggcatccTGTCTCCACTTCGTCTCAGCATGATAAAAAcattcccctcatcccacccaaacacatgagatatcattggaaagaccaggatgtcctctactgagcacaccaggactttgttgggtagctcaaatgagtcaaaggatatagaccaaaaccaaatgtccactacagaggacgTAAAcgaataggctgggtctcaggaggatataaCTGCACGACACGCTGCTGTCCTTGACTTATATCGAACAATAACGATAGCATGCTCTattttcacactcagctgcatgAAACTTAACGGTACTGGTAAAATCAGTGCGATCCAGTTGTCCAACCAGTCCAGATTTATGGTAAAATTACCATGGtaacagtgtttctgtgcaggttATTCAAATCATGATTGCAGTCCAAACTGTTATTGTTGCTGGTGTTTTTATAATGGGCCTATTAAAAATGTCTGGGCAGAGTCAGACAAATGGGAGGTCAGACTTGAGGAAGAGAAGCGACAGTGTCTCAAACACTTTTCGTTTGTTTCATTGAAAAGGATATAAAAAGAATATGGCTTCCTCTTTAGTCGAGATAAGTTGTATTTTATGTGGTTTCCTTCAAGCatccagcagcaggttagcttagctcagcacagactggaaacagtgggaAGCTGCTAGCCTGCTAGCCTGCtaatatcttgtttgtttaacggttgaatttgttgtttttcaggcaaCCGGCCCAGAAAGTAACCCAGAGAGAATCCAGCACATAAGCTCCCCTAAAATGGTTAATTTGTCTTCAGTTTTTGCTCACATTAAGCAAACAAGGTTAGAGATGCCAAAAGGCGGATTCTGTTACTTTAGGACGGAGCCAGACtggctgtttcctcctgtgttTGTGCTAAACTGAGCTAACTGACTGGTGGCTGCGAGGCAATTCCTTTATGGATATTTCTCCTTTCATATGGGCCACATCGATCACcacacacaaatgtcacaaataggaaatttaaaacaaatgcagcacTGAAGATTTTTcctaagaataataataattaaaaaaagagacataTTACAGATAAAATGGGAAGCAAACTCAGAGAGTCAGTCAGTGGCTTTGTTGAGGAAAACTACCAATGTCATACACAAGGGCAACATCAAATTCTGCGAGTGTGTTCGCACCTTCCCGTGACACGGCTGCTGCGACAGTTCTGAGGTGCACCACAGGTGAGCGGCCATCTTGCATGTTTTACACCGCAGAGCCTGTTTGGAGTTTcctgcagagagggacagagaggcgagaatgagaggagaggacgcAGATGAGGCGGCGGCCACGAGAAGAAATACCCAGcgggctgcagagaggaagagctaACAAAGCAAAGTGGCCTTCAGCTCATATGAGCAGGTTTCTCTCTGCTCAGGTGGAGAGTGTAATCAAGAGCTGTCCCAGGTTTGTCAAGCTGGCtgtttgcagagctgcagcttcataatCAACAGCTCCTCTTCCAAAACAGCCTGCAGAGATTGGAAACCAGCTGGAGATGTTTCAATCATTATCGATATGGCATTGACTCATCTTGCTTTTTCATCTTTGCTTTCAAGTGCATCAGTGATAAAAATCCTCTGTGTATTGAGATGTTTTCCCCTGATTTGTTAGGTTATGACAAATCCTCTGGTGACTGCTGTTTTTAACCATTTCTCTTAAAGCTGAGTCTCTTTTTATCTTACAGaccaaagagaaagagatttCTGGATTTGTTTCAGATGGGGATCACATCGACAGGTCTGTTATGAGCAGaaacaacaatcaaacaaatTGGATGGCTTGATGAAAGCACgtttactttcactttgaaGAGGGAAAATCAATTTTACTTCATCTTAACAAGGAGACAGAGGCTGGACCGTGGACTGGAGAGGAGTAGGAGGCGATGCATTATATAAATAAACCTACAATGCATGCAAAAAACACAGTGGCAAAAGCAGAGGAGGCTGGAGTCTGTAATCGATCATAGTGACAGGAGGCAGGTTTAGCAGAAATGCTAGCAGTGGCTTGTAGTTCATGCAAGCGGCAAATTAGGGATAGAGGCACTCACACATCTGCGCCACAGCCATCCCTGTTAATCTAATGGTTTCTTCACAGCTACAAACACTGAGAGAGCTGCATTGAAGACTTTTGAATCTGATAGCAAGACAGTGTCTTCATCTGCTTCaaggatttttcttttaatcaagTGACTCTATTAAAGTGTGCTACCATGGCTTCACAGGAATTAGATGGAtgtataatatataaaatattatcTGTATGTAACTATTTTAAATGCACAACTGGTGATGTCTGCTGCATGAAATGCTCTTCAGTTCGCACTAGAAGGGATGCCACATAAGCAAAGATGGGGAGGCCAGAAAAACTGTGAAAcctgcagctaaaaaaaaagcaaagagcaTCCAGATTGAACACCTTACCCACTATCATGTGCTTGCAGTGCTGGCAGTTGGTGGGCTTGCGAAAGACATGGTCCTGGAAAGAGTGGGTAATCTGAGGTCTGGAGGGCTTGGTGGGCAGTGATGGGGAAAGGCTGAGAGAAGGGGAgtgggaggagatggaggggtTGGGGCTGAGAGATGGCGAAATGGACGGTGAGCGGTCGCCGACAAGAGGGGAGCcgggcagcagtggaggagacGGAGGCGGCGGGTCGGTAATGAAATCCGGGGGGAGGCGAGCATCGCTGTAGGACCTTTGGAAGAAGTTCTCCACGCTTTTGCTGCGCATGATGGTCTTGAAGGACAGCGAGCGTTTTAGTCTctggagctgcacacacacattgacagaAGCACAGAGAGGTTACACCGCGAATAAACACAAGATAAAGCAAGAATGCTGCGCCACATTAGGGAGCAATAACAAATGTCCAATACGCCCTCAGGACAGCACAGGCAATATCCCGGCATCCATAAACACAACACTCTGCTCTGACCATGCTCTGTAGACCATGAGGAAAGAGGGTGACTCATGAAATGCAATATCACCTCATCAGGAAACAACACATTAATGGCGAAGCTATCTGTATGTTCGCTCCGTGAGACGAAGCATATCCTTCGCACTGTCACATTCAACAGGGTAGCTTGTGCATTTGGCTCATGGTTAAACAAGATAAGCTTTGTCTCTTTGAGAACACCCACGGCCATACATTGAGGACTGCCGTGAATAAATGGTGTTTCCTTGGTAGTGGCGGCTGGGGGGCTACTTCGACTGAAACAAGACAGTTTACACAGCATTATCATTTACCAACAGCCTACCTCCAGGGCTCTTAATCTGACGGAGTCTGCTCATTGGACCAATTGATCCTGCCACAGATTTTCACTAAACATACAGGGATGATGGATCCCTCCTCACAGGGCCAAACTCGCATGCCCACAGCACGGAACAGTTGCACATGCCCTCTCTCGTGTATTGACGTAACCAGTCAAGCCTGTTTCTAGAAAGCTGTATTGACCAAAAGGTCTTAAAGAATTGATGGATGCCGCATTTCAAAAGCTCAACAGACGACAAAACATAACGTCAGTGGCTGTCACGTCTGTaagctctgtcctctgcagccaTCCGGCATTGATTGCCTAGATAAATGCATGTTTCCTGACATTTCCCTCCGGCTACGTGTACAGATGATGATGCTAGTTTCCCGGGGGATAGGCGGCCATTTGTTACCCTGACATGCAGTGGCAGCAGGAGAACAGTGTGAGGGTGTGGTTGTGTCACGGGGGAAGAATGcatcaacacagacagacaagcagacagataATCAGTAGGCCACAGACACCGTGTGCGTACGCTGTCTGTCTGCGCTCGCTCTGCTCAGTGCCAAACATAATCACTTTACAGGGACATGCTGTTTACAGCTCTGCGCGTCTGGGAATAAGATATGAAAACAGTTTGTCCATTTgagcttgtgtatgtgtgcacgtaGAGCACGAGAAACAAACGTCTACATCTGCAAGTCCAGGTTTGCACAGTCCACATGCTTCCTGTAAACCTCTATTAGAAATTTCCCTTCGTCTAATTACACTGATGAGGAGAAGCTATGAGACTAGCACAATTCCTTATATTGCTATTATAGCTGTGGGTGCACAGAatagtgtttttctctctgtgttgtttcttATAAAGGGCTTATACATTGCAACTTCAAAAATCATGCAAACACAGTGAGAGAGTATTGTCAGTctgactcattttaaagcacTACAGACATTCATTTCTACCGATGGCAGTTAGCATAAAAAGTGATTTCAGTGTTGTTACTTGCAGGGGATGTGCAGCGCTGTGGTGGTTTGGGATAAGTAGACTGGAAGAGATTGTTTAGTAGGTTCTATGGATTTGTTTCAAGATATTTTGCACATATTTAGGGTTCTTGAATTCATTTgtgctgttatttttatttgatttgtttatgtAATTGAGGCTGATTTACACCAAAGCAAGTTTCCCAGTAGGGACCATGCAGTATGTCATTACTATGATATTACTGAGACTAACCCTGCAAACCCCACCAAGCGTGTTTCAGATGAAGAGGTCCGGCAACCTCATTTTTTTCTAACTCAACACCACCAGATTTTCAGACTTGTGGTCTTCAGCCCAAACTGACGCCGACTTACAACTTTTCCCACAATCCCCAAAGTCCCCAAACTTTGATGTGTGAAATTGCTTCTCCTTTAAGGTGCTTAGAAAAATGAGCATCTGCAATTTTATGACAACTGAACAAACTGCACCTGCTGAAACACGAACAAACGATCTGCAAGCATTAAATGTTACTACCTAACTTTACCTAACATAAGAAGTCCTTCTGCTATGCCTGTGGTATGCATTTTTAAGCTTGTTTGCTAAGGCTGCAATGCTTTGCCGCACATTTTCTGTGCAGCATCACAGTCTTGAGCTGAGCTCTCTcaatcagagcagcagatgaGTGCCGGCATAACAGCTCCAGCTAGGGCACATGTCTCAATTACAGCTAATCTAATCATCTGTCAGTGTGCGAGCCTAAAAAGCATTCCCATTTGAACATTAGCTGAGAGCGTCATACATCTGAGTCAAAGCCAGTGTGATACCACGCTGAAGTCAGGTCATCAGAACACACAGTCTCCATTCATGTGCGTGAATGTCTCACATGAATTCCTGCGACAGGTGAGATACAGATATCGTTAGAGATGATGCAGAGTGAACCGAGCTTCACCACAGATGACACCCTGGTTGTGATTAAGATCTGGTCCCATTTGTACTATTCATCCCCTGTAATCTCATGACAACATCTGTCAAGTGCAGAGGGAACTGCTTCAGCCTTCTTTCATTTATCTTCTAAATGTACTTCTGACAAGTATTGAATGAAGCCTTTTGACTGCAGAAATAATGCTTCtctcaaaacaaacatgtgGGTTCGGTTTACGTTGCTGATGTTTCTGTCTCAGCAAATTACTCACATAATTCACAAATGACGCACAATGCCACGCAAAATGCATAACGTTACCCACATTTACCTGCACCTGCACACTCAATATTCTTcaagcagcaacaaacacactgctgcagatcTTTACTGAGCTCTGTTAGCCTCCAAAAAGCCCATAATTCACACATCTTCAATCCATATACCGACCCCCAGCCATTCTCACATGTAGCCAATTATGTCCCAAATCAATACTCCATAGAGGGACAGCAGGGTTTGAGCAGACATAATTCAATaataaagcttttatttcatcCAAATATGCggctcttcctccctcccatcAGAATTTAATGGGGCTGGAAGCAAGGCTGAGATATGTATGGGATGGTCCAACCCGTCCAGAAGCCAAGACTGAACTACAAAGGCTTCGTCCCGCTGGGAATGCGACCATGAATGCAGCTTGTGGCCATAATATGCTTTAATGTGGACTATTAAAAATAGTTCACCttgctgaaaacatttcaaatggaaAAGCTTCCCCAGTAAGTCCAGCTGTGTCTTCATTCAGAGGCAGTAAAGGTCAAAATATACACTCTCATCTGGAATTTGGTGGAAAGGTCTTGGTGTTGGGGTCTGCACCGCTGCATCTTCGCATCTGTCTCAAAACAACAGATAGTCACATCATCTTATGCAGAGAGCGGCCAGGTGTGCATATTATGAGTTACAGCTGAGAGATTTGAGCTAATTCTTTTCTCCAATTTCCTCAAATTTCTACTTCCACTGTTATCTGTGCTCACTCGTGAATTGTGCCTGTCACCTCTGTGCTGTCAGAAGCATGCAGCAgaaattgggaaaaaaaaacacccactgCATCAGATATGAGTAACCTCCACTCAGTGCCAAAGCTGGTATTCAACAAGTGTTTGTACGTGACCtaaaaatgcagtattttactcTCTGTAGCCACTTTGAAATCCTCCTCAGCTTCACGCCCGCCTTTATGGGCTTGCTCTATTAAAAAGTGTGCACAATTAGTTTTTTTTGCTGTGGTGAACGTCACCACATCCGTCCTTGTTCCAAGTGAGGATATTTCAGACTTATGAAGGATAACCGTGCTGTGGAAGACACAGTTTCCCGGCTCAACTCAATTCTAGGTCATCAGCAGAATATGTGGTGACAGAGGAAATGATCATCCTCAGGTACACGACGTATTTAGGGATATAATTATTTACACCTTCACTGTGTGGTATAATGTAAAACTGAATTAAGGGGGCAGGAACAAGCTCTGATTGAACAGACGCGAAAGGACAATCTGAAGGTTTTATTATAGAGGAGCAAAAAATTGCAAAAATCTCAGTGAGAGAGCATAAAATTACACATATTATAAAATGTGTGTAAAGCGTTCAAACAGCCTTGGTTATCGTT is a window encoding:
- the LOC139342951 gene encoding SH3 and cysteine-rich domain-containing protein 2-like isoform X1 translates to MMTENNEMESESQLQRSPSTMSIQPMSSKLQRLKRSLSFKTIMRSKSVENFFQRSYSDARLPPDFITDPPPPSPPLLPGSPLVGDRSPSISPSLSPNPSISSHSPSLSLSPSLPTKPSRPQITHSFQDHVFRKPTNCQHCKHMIVGNSKQALRCKTCKMAAHLWCTSELSQQPCHGKSGAFKRNFSSPMLVNDQLSVVKEVQPSQEAARMRVDPVYAALRYGTSLAQMSRSSFGSLSESPTRSLGEGGEESQQRQCSMEEEITQETGDSAVPDNEIEKEEDESGGQAPAEESSVKVPKRIEVHSIHTYVALYKFLPQEQNDLELHPGDRVQVTDDSNEEWWKGKSGDRVGFFPANFVQRVRPGERVWRVIQGLPGNRERGHMAVRESQICVGKLEDGEVFLKLSSGKKRGLVPADSIEEI